A single region of the Lactobacillus isalae genome encodes:
- a CDS encoding mucin-binding protein — MDNLSEKVATVVVKYTDLDNNLTELSTSGSLTGNIGDQINYSTADEIKNLTNQGYVLVNNTFDSEGKPPVFSGDQDSYMVTFKHGREKVTVDNLKYGCKLEDLQVKGTQTIHYVGAGSRTPRDEVSTITFNRILVYDRVTGKKIGSKGWERVEQSFPVVAAPSILGYIPDKVLVGGKSVTADEPNREYTITYRVNEHISNKEQKAEVKYLDIDSNNEEIVESELLTGKPNTKIDYSTIDQLKKLNEKGYEVVSNGFDANGDIQFFDTSDDYVQTFIVTLKHKQVLVNKKNSLEGIDESEYHKTTKRVISYAGAGDKTPAEVVQAVSWDRNLTVDAATKRIISDGKYTTDWKPEQETYPAISVPAVSEYHTRIKEVPEEKARLANITEKIRYVKNGYVVPVNEKGEKIDSLPKLRFVSDKNDPTLVTLPENNLEDEKYEPEDINLTEVDPANNLEVKYILKHKFITINKDNSHFDVNPGSYRRTATALVRYEGAGDKNPKDSIQTVQWNRNITYDEVTKEILEDGKYTTDWKPDKEYFEAVDTPVISGFTADIGVVAKHDVTQSDLFATVTYQKNGAIIPVDEDGKEISKAKPVPFLNDLTDPTRVLATEEVPEIEGYRRTQEAVLIKNPVKDIKVKYILKPRYVQVDSDHPYRTVKPHNYSISVKETIHYVGAGDTTPVDRVQGARWNRSLTVNDNNGKLIENGKYTTDWTVDKKQYSTVVTPVVDGYHADQYQVKACDVSQENIDIEIKYQRNGQIVPVNTKGEKIEHADQPIYITDPTDATKVLMEQPVPRLLNYLAEDSSIVVKDPSRDTKVTYYTFDEIKGLVANKNLKAKIQSVDSKDDVSNIVSLPVSGKRRKAIVTFVDLSNNATQIASSSVLSGNVGDKITDLYSTSNQINKLKKDGYEVVYNGFDPKGATKYFDEDQRRIATFTVAVEKVTSPEPKDKVDSKEETSEKTSKIEGSTEDINLDQENVQDHKVLKHIFPWMK; from the coding sequence ATGGATAATCTAAGTGAAAAAGTCGCAACAGTGGTTGTGAAATATACAGATTTAGATAATAATCTGACCGAGCTTTCTACTTCTGGAAGTTTGACTGGAAATATTGGTGATCAAATTAATTACAGTACAGCAGATGAAATTAAAAACTTAACCAATCAAGGGTACGTACTTGTTAATAATACGTTTGATAGTGAAGGAAAGCCTCCAGTATTTAGCGGCGACCAAGATAGTTATATGGTTACATTTAAGCATGGAAGAGAAAAAGTAACTGTTGATAACTTGAAATATGGTTGCAAGTTAGAAGATCTTCAAGTAAAGGGTACTCAAACAATTCATTATGTGGGTGCTGGTAGTCGAACACCTAGAGATGAGGTATCAACGATTACCTTTAATCGGATTTTAGTTTATGATCGTGTAACTGGTAAAAAAATTGGAAGTAAAGGATGGGAAAGAGTTGAACAATCATTCCCTGTGGTTGCTGCACCAAGTATTTTAGGCTATATTCCCGATAAAGTTTTAGTTGGTGGAAAATCAGTTACTGCTGATGAACCAAATCGTGAATATACTATTACCTATAGGGTTAACGAACATATTTCCAATAAAGAACAAAAAGCAGAAGTTAAATATCTGGATATTGACAGTAATAATGAAGAAATTGTTGAATCAGAACTTTTAACCGGTAAGCCAAATACTAAAATTGATTACAGCACAATTGATCAACTTAAAAAATTAAATGAAAAAGGCTACGAAGTTGTAAGTAATGGCTTTGATGCTAATGGCGATATTCAATTCTTTGATACTAGTGATGATTATGTTCAGACCTTTATTGTTACTTTGAAGCATAAGCAGGTATTAGTTAATAAGAAAAATTCTCTAGAAGGTATTGATGAGAGTGAATATCATAAGACTACCAAGCGAGTTATTTCTTATGCAGGCGCTGGAGATAAGACCCCAGCAGAAGTAGTGCAAGCAGTAAGCTGGGATAGAAATCTTACGGTTGATGCAGCTACAAAACGAATTATTTCTGATGGAAAATACACAACTGACTGGAAGCCAGAGCAAGAGACGTATCCAGCAATTTCAGTGCCAGCAGTTAGTGAGTATCATACCCGCATTAAAGAAGTTCCTGAAGAAAAAGCACGACTTGCTAACATCACTGAAAAGATTAGATATGTGAAGAATGGCTATGTTGTTCCTGTTAACGAAAAGGGAGAAAAAATTGATAGTTTACCTAAACTACGTTTTGTCTCAGATAAAAATGATCCAACCTTAGTAACTTTGCCAGAAAACAACTTAGAAGACGAAAAGTATGAACCAGAAGACATTAATTTAACTGAAGTTGATCCAGCTAATAATCTTGAAGTTAAGTATATTTTGAAACATAAATTTATAACTATTAATAAGGATAACTCTCATTTTGATGTTAACCCTGGTTCATACCGTCGCACTGCTACAGCTCTAGTTCGCTATGAAGGAGCTGGCGATAAGAATCCTAAAGATTCTATTCAAACGGTTCAATGGAATAGAAATATTACCTACGATGAGGTGACAAAGGAAATTCTTGAAGATGGTAAGTATACAACTGACTGGAAACCAGATAAAGAATACTTTGAAGCTGTAGATACACCAGTTATTTCTGGATTTACCGCTGATATCGGTGTAGTTGCTAAGCATGATGTAACGCAAAGCGACCTTTTTGCGACAGTTACTTATCAAAAGAATGGTGCAATTATTCCAGTTGATGAAGATGGAAAAGAAATTTCTAAGGCTAAGCCAGTTCCATTTCTTAATGACTTAACTGATCCAACTAGAGTATTAGCAACAGAAGAGGTACCTGAAATAGAAGGATACCGCAGAACGCAAGAAGCTGTTTTGATTAAAAATCCAGTAAAAGACATTAAAGTTAAATACATTCTAAAACCGCGCTACGTTCAAGTCGATAGCGACCATCCATATCGAACGGTTAAACCACACAACTATAGTATTTCAGTTAAGGAGACTATTCATTATGTTGGAGCTGGAGATACTACTCCTGTTGATCGAGTTCAAGGTGCACGATGGAATAGATCTTTAACAGTAAATGATAATAATGGTAAGCTGATTGAAAATGGGAAATATACAACTGACTGGACTGTTGATAAAAAGCAATATAGCACAGTTGTAACGCCTGTTGTTGATGGCTATCATGCAGATCAATATCAAGTTAAAGCATGCGATGTCAGCCAAGAAAATATTGATATAGAAATAAAATATCAAAGAAATGGGCAGATTGTACCGGTAAATACTAAGGGTGAAAAGATTGAGCATGCAGACCAGCCAATTTATATAACTGATCCAACTGATGCAACCAAAGTTTTGATGGAACAACCGGTACCACGATTATTGAATTATTTGGCTGAAGACTCATCAATTGTGGTTAAAGATCCAAGCCGTGATACGAAAGTTACGTACTATACTTTTGATGAAATAAAAGGATTAGTAGCGAATAAGAATTTGAAGGCTAAGATTCAATCAGTGGATAGTAAAGATGACGTCTCTAATATTGTTTCTTTGCCAGTTAGTGGCAAGAGAAGAAAGGCAATTGTTACTTTTGTTGATCTAAGTAATAATGCAACTCAAATTGCATCTTCTAGTGTCTTAAGCGGCAATGTTGGCGATAAGATTACGGATTTATACAGCACTAGCAACCAGATCAATAAGCTTAAAAAAGATGGCTATGAAGTGGTTTATAATGGTTTTGATCCAAAAGGTGCAACTAAGTACTTTGATGAAGATCAAAGAAGGATTGCTACATTTACAGTAGCGGTAGAAAAAGTAACAAGCCCAGAGCCTAAAGATAAGGTGGATTCTAAAGAAGAAACATCAGAGAAAACTTCTAAGATAGAAGGAAGTACAGAAGATATTAATTTAGACCAAGAAAATGTACAAGATCATAAAGTATTGAAGCATATTTTCCCTTGGATGAAATAG